In a single window of the Nocardioides sp. L-11A genome:
- a CDS encoding MoxR family ATPase, with protein MTQVNESQALPAGATRRTPADPATPLSADELTRATEAIGRVSDAFSSRVVGQHRIRTALLVTLLSEGHVLLESVPGLAKTLAASTLAQAVSARFARIQCTPDLLPSDIIGTQVYDPRRHEFETQLGPVHANFVLLDEINRASAKTQSALLEAMQERQTSIAGTIHPLPDPFMVLATQNPIEEEGTYVLPHAQMDRFLLKEIVDYPTEDDELTVLDRIDGGILGQHMTDVAPVVTPQEVADLQDLVRRVYVDPAIRRYITALVRATRDVTGLLGAELGNYVEIGASPRGSIAFFQAARAMAVVQGRHYVIPEDVRELRHSVLRHRLHLSFEALADRVRPETVIDAVFRAVPTP; from the coding sequence ATGACGCAGGTCAACGAGTCGCAGGCGCTCCCCGCCGGGGCCACCCGGCGTACCCCCGCCGACCCGGCCACCCCGCTCTCGGCCGACGAGCTGACGCGCGCCACCGAGGCGATCGGCCGCGTGTCCGATGCCTTCTCCAGCCGGGTCGTGGGTCAGCACCGGATCCGGACGGCGCTCCTGGTCACGCTGCTCTCCGAGGGCCACGTCCTCCTCGAGAGCGTCCCCGGTCTGGCGAAGACCCTCGCCGCCTCGACCCTGGCCCAGGCCGTCAGCGCCCGGTTCGCCCGGATCCAGTGCACACCGGACCTGCTGCCCAGCGACATCATCGGCACCCAGGTCTACGACCCCCGCCGCCACGAGTTCGAGACCCAGCTCGGGCCGGTGCACGCCAACTTCGTGCTCCTCGACGAGATCAACCGCGCCAGCGCGAAGACCCAGTCGGCACTGCTGGAGGCGATGCAGGAGCGGCAGACGTCCATCGCCGGCACGATCCACCCGCTGCCCGACCCGTTCATGGTGCTCGCCACGCAGAACCCGATCGAGGAGGAGGGCACCTACGTCCTCCCCCACGCGCAGATGGACCGCTTCCTGCTCAAGGAGATCGTCGACTACCCCACCGAGGACGACGAGCTGACGGTCCTCGACCGGATCGACGGCGGCATCCTCGGGCAGCACATGACCGACGTCGCCCCGGTCGTGACGCCCCAGGAGGTCGCCGACCTGCAGGACCTGGTGCGCCGCGTGTACGTCGACCCGGCGATCCGGCGCTACATCACCGCGCTGGTCCGGGCCACCCGCGACGTCACCGGGCTGCTCGGCGCCGAGCTCGGCAACTACGTCGAGATCGGCGCCAGCCCGCGCGGGTCGATCGCGTTCTTCCAGGCCGCCCGGGCGATGGCGGTGGTGCAGGGCCGGCACTACGTCATCCCCGAGGACGTCCGCGAGCTGCGGCACAGCGTGCTGCGCCACCGGCTCCACCTCAGCTTCGAGGCACTCGCCGACCGGGTCCGCCCCGAGACGGTGATCGACGCCGTCTTCCGGGCGGTCCCGACCCCGTGA
- a CDS encoding RDD family protein → MPASDFATVTADDLVTGEGVALDLPAASLGLRMASGLIDVLITLVTFAALFILLNVAASPFADDALFGAAMVLTMVLTFLVLPTTLETLTRGRSVGKLALGLRAVRDDGGPISFQHALVRALIGFVEIYALSGAPAFFSIMLSTRGKRLGDYAAGTYVVRERVPLRLPHPPPMPPELASWARRTDLGTLPTGTALAVRQFLGRLGTLDPPSRDRVGRALLADVLPHVAPPPPPGAPAELVLMAVVAERRERDLARLRRDDELRNRLLT, encoded by the coding sequence ATGCCCGCCTCCGACTTCGCCACCGTCACCGCCGACGACCTCGTCACCGGCGAGGGCGTCGCGCTCGACCTGCCGGCCGCCTCGCTGGGCCTGCGGATGGCGAGCGGCCTGATCGACGTGCTGATCACGCTGGTCACCTTCGCGGCGCTGTTCATCCTGCTCAACGTGGCCGCCTCGCCGTTCGCCGACGACGCGCTCTTCGGGGCGGCCATGGTGCTGACGATGGTGCTGACCTTCCTGGTGCTGCCGACCACGCTGGAGACGCTGACCCGGGGCCGCTCGGTCGGCAAGCTCGCGCTGGGCCTGCGGGCGGTCCGCGACGACGGCGGGCCGATCAGCTTCCAGCACGCACTGGTCCGCGCGCTGATCGGCTTCGTGGAGATCTACGCGCTCTCGGGCGCGCCCGCCTTCTTCTCGATCATGCTGAGCACCCGCGGCAAGCGGCTCGGCGACTACGCCGCCGGCACCTATGTCGTCCGCGAACGGGTCCCGCTGCGGCTGCCGCATCCGCCGCCCATGCCGCCGGAGCTGGCTTCGTGGGCCCGGCGTACCGACCTCGGGACGCTGCCGACGGGCACCGCACTCGCCGTACGCCAGTTCCTCGGCCGGCTCGGCACCCTCGACCCGCCGTCCCGCGACCGGGTGGGCCGGGCCCTGCTCGCCGACGTCCTCCCCCACGTCGCACCACCCCCGCCGCCGGGGGCGCCCGCGGAGCTGGTGCTCATGGCAGTGGTCGCCGAGCGCCGCGAGCGCGACCTGGCCCGGCTGCGCCGCGACGACGAGCTCCGCAACCGGCTGCTGACCTGA
- a CDS encoding PIN domain-containing protein yields MNPRHRHLLDTDVAIELLRKRDVALREAWRAAGRVAASSVSLFELRFGAARSAEPARNDLAVDELAAAVDFLDFDAEAAAHAGDIRADLARLGTPIGAYDVMIAGHARSRGLIVVTRNEREFRRVDGLRVERW; encoded by the coding sequence ATGAACCCGCGCCACCGTCACCTCCTCGACACGGACGTCGCCATCGAGCTGCTGCGCAAGCGGGACGTCGCGCTACGGGAGGCGTGGCGGGCTGCGGGCCGGGTGGCCGCCTCGTCGGTCTCACTGTTCGAGCTGCGCTTCGGCGCTGCCCGCAGCGCCGAGCCGGCTCGCAACGACCTCGCCGTCGACGAGCTGGCCGCCGCCGTCGACTTCCTCGACTTCGACGCCGAGGCGGCAGCACACGCCGGCGACATCCGCGCCGACCTCGCCCGCCTCGGCACGCCGATCGGCGCCTACGACGTCATGATCGCCGGGCACGCCCGGTCCCGCGGGCTGATCGTCGTGACCCGCAACGAACGCGAGTTCCGGCGGGTCGACGGGCTCCGCGTCGAACGCTGGTGA
- the vapB gene encoding type II toxin-antitoxin system VapB family antitoxin — translation MSVVTRLFLSNRTQAVRLPKAVAFDASVSEVEIDIVGDARVIRPAGSRVDAFWSSDMRVSDDFAREQPEAPQERAWA, via the coding sequence ATGTCCGTGGTCACCAGGCTGTTCCTCTCGAACCGGACCCAGGCCGTGCGCCTTCCCAAGGCCGTCGCGTTCGACGCGTCGGTGTCCGAGGTGGAGATCGACATCGTCGGCGATGCTCGGGTGATCCGTCCCGCCGGCTCGCGGGTCGACGCGTTCTGGAGCAGCGACATGCGGGTCAGCGACGACTTCGCCCGCGAGCAGCCCGAAGCTCCCCAGGAGCGAGCCTGGGCATGA
- a CDS encoding stage II sporulation protein M — protein MPRIDLDAYVAAHSHAWARLDQLVRQRRRTGAEADELVDRYQQVATHLSVVRTSAPDGELVAHLSSLLGRARIAMLAARVPSWRGLAAFFTERFPAALYELRWWWLGCVAGNVVVVAVMMIWLGEHPQVEQSLLSPQEIDQLVDSDFESYYSENAAGAFATHVWINNAWVSALCIGLGILGLPVLYLLFQNVANLAIVGSIMTRHDRGELFWGLIIPHGLLELTCVFVAGGVGLRLFWSWVEPGQLSRAGSLARAGRTAVTVALGLAVCLFVSGIIEAFVTPSPLPTWARIAIGVLAEAAFLAYVFVVGRAAVSRGATGDVAASLLEDRVATQA, from the coding sequence GTGCCGCGCATCGACCTGGACGCCTACGTGGCGGCCCACTCCCACGCGTGGGCCCGGTTGGACCAGCTGGTGCGCCAGCGGCGGCGCACCGGAGCCGAGGCCGACGAGCTGGTCGACCGCTACCAGCAGGTCGCGACCCACCTGTCCGTCGTCCGGACCTCGGCGCCGGACGGCGAGCTGGTCGCCCACCTCTCCTCGCTGTTGGGGCGGGCGCGGATCGCGATGCTGGCGGCCCGGGTGCCGAGCTGGCGCGGGCTGGCCGCGTTCTTCACCGAGCGGTTCCCGGCCGCGCTCTACGAGCTGCGCTGGTGGTGGCTGGGCTGCGTGGCCGGCAACGTCGTGGTGGTCGCGGTGATGATGATCTGGCTCGGCGAGCATCCGCAGGTGGAGCAGAGCCTGCTCTCGCCCCAGGAGATCGACCAGCTGGTCGACAGCGACTTCGAGAGCTACTACAGCGAGAACGCCGCCGGCGCCTTCGCCACCCACGTGTGGATCAACAACGCCTGGGTCAGCGCGCTGTGCATCGGCCTCGGGATCCTCGGCCTGCCGGTGCTCTACCTGCTCTTCCAGAACGTCGCTAACCTCGCGATCGTCGGATCGATCATGACCCGCCACGATCGTGGGGAGCTGTTCTGGGGGCTGATCATCCCGCACGGCCTGCTGGAGCTGACCTGCGTGTTCGTCGCGGGCGGGGTCGGGCTGCGGCTGTTCTGGTCGTGGGTCGAGCCCGGCCAGCTCTCCCGGGCCGGGTCCCTCGCCCGGGCCGGCCGGACCGCGGTCACGGTCGCCCTCGGTCTCGCTGTGTGCCTGTTCGTCAGCGGCATCATCGAGGCGTTCGTGACCCCCTCGCCCCTGCCCACCTGGGCCCGGATCGCGATCGGGGTCCTCGCGGAGGCGGCCTTCCTGGCGTACGTCTTCGTGGTCGGGCGGGCGGCCGTGTCGCGTGGGGCCACCGGCGACGTGGCCGCGTCGCTGCTCGAGGACCGGGTCGCCACCCAGGCCTGA
- a CDS encoding FAD-dependent oxidoreductase, translating into MSRAVVVGAGIAGLTAARTLADAGLDVLVLEATDRPGGKLRAGEVAGVTVDVGAEAMLHRRPEGTALATGLGLPLVHPTAATSRVWTREALRRLPRTVMGAPVDLDDLADSGILSAGGLDRARRQAVAHPDGHPDGDVSVGDLVGARYGDEVVDRLVEPLLGGVYAGQARRISTRSAAPQLLDLLARPEVTLPAPAPGAAPVFAAVAGGMWRLPAALVADLGSRERAEVRYDAPATALRRTSAGFVVTTPAGDETADHLVLATPAAPSARLLADVAPAAAAELAGIAYASVALVTFAFRSEDPGVAEALETGASGFLVPPVDGRRVKASTFSFAKWDWVRDAGAGLLVLRTSLGRYGEEASLQLPDDALVRASLADLAEATGLAATPLDAVVQRWGGGLPQYWVGHAGRIDRVRAAVAQVPGLAVCGAAYDGVGIPATIGSAERAAAGLLT; encoded by the coding sequence ATGAGCCGGGCGGTCGTGGTGGGAGCGGGGATCGCCGGGCTGACCGCGGCCCGCACGCTCGCCGATGCGGGGCTCGACGTGCTCGTCCTGGAGGCGACCGACCGCCCCGGCGGCAAGCTCCGGGCCGGCGAGGTCGCCGGGGTCACCGTCGACGTCGGCGCCGAGGCCATGCTGCACCGGCGTCCCGAGGGCACCGCGCTGGCGACCGGCCTCGGCCTGCCGCTCGTCCATCCCACCGCCGCGACCTCGCGGGTCTGGACCCGCGAGGCGCTGCGCCGCCTGCCGCGCACCGTGATGGGCGCACCCGTCGATCTCGACGACCTCGCGGACTCCGGGATCCTCTCCGCCGGCGGCCTCGACCGGGCCCGCCGCCAGGCGGTCGCGCATCCCGACGGCCATCCCGACGGCGACGTGTCCGTCGGCGACCTCGTCGGCGCCCGGTACGGCGACGAGGTGGTCGACCGCCTCGTCGAGCCGCTCCTCGGCGGGGTCTACGCCGGCCAGGCCCGGCGCATCTCGACTCGCTCCGCCGCGCCGCAGCTGCTCGACCTGCTGGCCCGGCCGGAGGTCACCCTGCCGGCCCCGGCGCCCGGCGCCGCACCGGTCTTCGCCGCCGTCGCCGGCGGCATGTGGCGACTCCCGGCGGCGCTCGTCGCGGACCTGGGGAGCCGCGAACGCGCCGAGGTCCGCTACGACGCCCCGGCGACCGCGCTCCGTCGTACCTCCGCGGGGTTCGTGGTGACCACGCCGGCCGGCGACGAGACGGCGGATCACCTCGTCCTGGCGACCCCCGCGGCCCCGAGCGCGCGACTGCTCGCCGACGTCGCTCCCGCCGCGGCCGCGGAGCTGGCGGGGATCGCGTATGCGTCGGTCGCCCTGGTCACCTTCGCCTTCCGCAGCGAGGACCCGGGCGTCGCGGAGGCGCTGGAGACCGGTGCCTCCGGCTTCCTGGTCCCGCCGGTCGACGGCCGCCGCGTGAAGGCGTCGACCTTCTCGTTCGCGAAGTGGGACTGGGTGCGCGACGCGGGGGCGGGACTCCTCGTCCTGCGCACCTCCCTGGGACGGTACGGCGAGGAGGCGAGCCTGCAGCTCCCCGACGACGCGCTGGTCCGGGCCTCCCTCGCGGATCTCGCGGAGGCCACCGGTCTCGCGGCGACCCCCCTCGACGCGGTGGTCCAGCGCTGGGGCGGGGGCCTGCCGCAGTACTGGGTCGGGCACGCGGGCCGGATCGACCGGGTCCGCGCGGCGGTCGCCCAGGTGCCCGGCCTCGCCGTCTGCGGGGCGGCGTACGACGGCGTCGGGATCCCCGCCACGATCGGTTCGGCCGAGCGTGCGGCCGCCGGTCTGCTGACCTGA
- a CDS encoding sensor histidine kinase, producing MQEQAVTRPRGLMAVAVLVVPAVCVALVPVAVWLDAGAPTSGLGYDVSLGPGWPWTLIGAFLGVLAGIILMKDPRQRVGWVLAGSGIFWALDGFTQSYILSGLRETGAWPGMTFALWFLNRFGSYLTAVTAVLVMIFPTGRFLPGRWRVASWVATVAMAISGLCFLVMPAEGDRSMADLPPGVDENPTSISALSGHGDGLATLGLSLGVAGFFFALLSVVVRYRRSEGLERDRMRWLLWSVIVVVAVSAGSLAFSVPEADFVGALVASVVPPMAMTIAVVRPTLVSIQDLLARTAVLAAVFVVLVAADALVLWLLTRLLDDELTRAQVVGVVLVVCVLLYGPLRHRLSAGVRRLMLGERGNRYDAVAGLASTLENTDDTTEQLAAVARAVASAFAVPFVSVEVDRGHGERLVTTFGERPAEVRTLPITWRDTTIGRLVLPARGLRSRLTVRDEELLGDLVRQAATAARTSQLAEEVQHSRERLVTAREEERRRMRRDLHDGFGPALSGIVFQLEAARMTVERDPDRARAQLETVSAQVQEVVADVRRLVHDLRPPALDDRGLVGALRQQAEHLAVPLDVTAPDDLRLPAAVEVAAYRIAGEALTNVARHARADSARLVVETGDDALVVEVADDGRGIPADRAAGVGLASLRERAAELGGTTTITSPPDGGTVVRARLPLRSPA from the coding sequence GTGCAGGAGCAGGCCGTCACCCGCCCGCGCGGCCTGATGGCCGTCGCGGTCCTCGTCGTCCCCGCCGTGTGCGTCGCGCTCGTGCCGGTCGCCGTCTGGCTCGACGCGGGCGCACCGACCTCCGGGCTGGGCTACGACGTCTCCCTCGGTCCGGGGTGGCCCTGGACACTGATCGGCGCGTTCCTCGGCGTGCTCGCCGGGATCATCTTGATGAAGGACCCACGGCAGCGGGTGGGCTGGGTCCTCGCCGGCTCCGGCATTTTCTGGGCGCTCGACGGCTTCACGCAGAGCTACATCCTGTCCGGCCTGCGCGAGACCGGCGCGTGGCCGGGGATGACCTTCGCGCTGTGGTTCCTCAACCGCTTCGGGTCCTACCTGACGGCGGTGACCGCGGTGCTGGTCATGATCTTCCCGACCGGCCGCTTCCTGCCCGGGCGCTGGCGCGTGGCGTCCTGGGTGGCCACGGTCGCGATGGCGATCAGCGGCCTGTGCTTCCTCGTCATGCCGGCCGAGGGCGACCGGTCGATGGCCGACCTGCCGCCCGGCGTCGACGAGAACCCGACCTCGATCAGTGCCCTCTCCGGGCACGGCGACGGGCTCGCGACACTCGGCCTCTCGCTCGGCGTCGCCGGCTTCTTCTTCGCGCTGCTCTCGGTCGTCGTGCGCTACCGCCGCTCGGAGGGGCTCGAGCGCGACCGGATGCGCTGGCTGCTGTGGAGCGTCATCGTCGTCGTCGCCGTGAGCGCCGGGTCGTTGGCCTTCTCGGTGCCCGAAGCCGACTTCGTCGGCGCCCTCGTGGCGTCGGTCGTGCCGCCGATGGCGATGACGATCGCCGTCGTCCGCCCGACGCTGGTGTCGATCCAGGACCTGCTGGCCCGCACGGCCGTGCTGGCCGCCGTCTTCGTGGTGCTCGTCGCCGCGGACGCGCTCGTGCTGTGGCTGCTCACCCGCCTCCTCGACGACGAGCTCACCCGGGCCCAGGTCGTCGGCGTGGTGCTCGTCGTCTGCGTGCTCCTCTACGGCCCGCTGCGGCACCGGCTCTCCGCCGGCGTGCGCCGGCTCATGCTGGGCGAGCGTGGCAACCGGTACGACGCCGTCGCCGGTCTCGCCTCCACGCTGGAGAACACCGACGACACCACCGAGCAGCTCGCCGCGGTCGCGCGGGCCGTGGCCTCGGCGTTCGCCGTCCCGTTCGTCAGCGTCGAGGTCGACCGCGGTCACGGGGAGCGCCTGGTGACCACCTTCGGCGAGCGCCCGGCCGAGGTGCGCACGCTGCCGATCACCTGGCGCGACACCACGATCGGCCGGCTGGTGCTGCCCGCCCGCGGCCTGCGCAGCCGGCTCACGGTCCGCGACGAGGAGCTCCTCGGCGACCTGGTCCGCCAGGCCGCGACCGCCGCCCGCACCAGCCAGCTCGCCGAGGAGGTCCAGCACAGCCGTGAGCGGCTGGTCACCGCCCGCGAGGAGGAGCGGCGCCGGATGCGGCGCGACCTGCACGACGGCTTCGGGCCGGCGCTGAGCGGCATCGTCTTCCAGCTCGAGGCGGCCCGGATGACCGTCGAGCGCGACCCGGACCGGGCCCGCGCCCAGCTGGAGACGGTCAGCGCCCAGGTGCAGGAGGTGGTCGCCGATGTCCGCCGACTGGTGCACGACCTGCGGCCGCCGGCGCTGGACGACCGCGGCCTGGTCGGTGCGCTGCGGCAGCAGGCCGAGCACCTGGCCGTCCCGCTCGACGTGACCGCCCCGGACGACCTGCGCCTGCCCGCGGCCGTCGAGGTCGCGGCGTACCGGATCGCGGGGGAGGCGCTCACCAACGTCGCCCGGCACGCCCGGGCCGACAGCGCCCGGCTGGTGGTCGAGACCGGCGACGACGCTCTGGTGGTGGAGGTCGCCGACGACGGACGCGGCATCCCCGCCGACCGGGCCGCCGGCGTCGGTCTCGCCAGCCTGCGCGAGCGTGCCGCCGAGCTCGGCGGCACCACGACCATCACCAGCCCACCGGACGGCGGCACCGTCGTCCGGGCCCGCCTGCCGCTGAGGAGTCCCGCATGA
- a CDS encoding response regulator transcription factor, whose translation MSTTGPIRVVVVDDHQIVRDGLTSLLGALDGIEVVGSAADGREALHVVEETQPDLVVMDIQMPQLDGIEATRFLTGRDPALRVVMLTMNEDDDTVLSAIRAGACGYLLKGAGAEEVQHAIRSAAAGGMVFGASLAAKVAGFFAGALPAARVADEPFPELTDRERDVLRRIAAGRSNDEIAAALYVSNKTVRNAVSAIYAKLHATGRADAIVKAREAGYGRE comes from the coding sequence ATGAGCACCACCGGACCGATCCGGGTCGTCGTGGTCGACGACCACCAGATCGTCCGCGACGGGCTGACCTCCCTGCTGGGGGCGCTCGACGGCATCGAGGTCGTCGGGTCGGCCGCCGACGGCCGGGAGGCACTGCACGTCGTCGAGGAGACGCAGCCCGACCTGGTGGTGATGGACATCCAGATGCCCCAGCTCGACGGCATCGAGGCCACGCGCTTCCTGACCGGCCGCGACCCCGCGCTGCGGGTGGTGATGCTGACGATGAACGAGGACGACGACACCGTGCTCAGCGCCATCCGGGCCGGCGCCTGCGGCTATCTGCTCAAGGGGGCCGGTGCCGAGGAGGTGCAGCACGCGATCCGCTCGGCTGCCGCGGGCGGCATGGTGTTCGGCGCGAGCCTGGCCGCCAAGGTGGCCGGCTTCTTCGCCGGAGCCCTCCCGGCCGCCCGGGTCGCCGACGAGCCCTTCCCCGAGCTGACCGACCGCGAGCGCGACGTCCTCCGGCGGATCGCGGCCGGGCGGAGCAACGACGAGATCGCCGCCGCGCTCTACGTCTCCAACAAGACGGTGCGCAACGCGGTCTCGGCGATCTACGCCAAACTGCACGCCACCGGCCGCGCCGACGCCATCGTCAAGGCCCGGGAGGCGGGCTACGGCAGGGAATGA
- a CDS encoding chlorite dismutase family protein — protein MSDQDPQAHIQSNAAKINELNDTIRFTMWSVFRLEQPLGPDEVARKQETAELEALLAELAAEDVVVRGLYDVGGLRADADLMVWWHAATSDQLQDAYHRLRRTAFGARLAPVWSQMALHRPAEFNRSHLPAFLADERAHAYAAVYPFVRSYEWYLLEDSERRRLLAEHGQMARGYPDVRANTVPSFALGDYEWILAFEADDLTRIVDLMRHLRGSETRRHVREEVPFYTGRRVTFAELLATLP, from the coding sequence ATGTCGGACCAGGACCCCCAGGCGCACATCCAGAGCAACGCGGCGAAGATCAACGAGCTCAACGACACGATCCGCTTCACGATGTGGTCGGTCTTCCGGCTCGAGCAGCCGCTCGGGCCCGACGAGGTGGCCCGCAAGCAGGAGACCGCCGAGCTCGAGGCGCTCCTGGCCGAGCTGGCCGCCGAGGACGTCGTCGTCCGCGGCCTGTACGACGTCGGCGGTCTGCGCGCCGACGCCGACCTGATGGTCTGGTGGCATGCGGCCACGAGCGACCAGCTGCAGGACGCCTACCACCGCCTGCGGCGTACTGCCTTCGGCGCCCGACTCGCCCCGGTGTGGTCGCAGATGGCGCTGCACCGCCCCGCCGAGTTCAACCGCAGCCACCTGCCGGCGTTCCTCGCCGACGAGCGCGCCCACGCCTATGCCGCCGTCTATCCCTTCGTGCGCTCCTACGAGTGGTACCTCCTCGAGGACTCCGAGCGCCGCCGCCTGCTCGCCGAGCACGGCCAGATGGCGCGGGGCTACCCCGACGTGCGGGCCAACACCGTCCCGAGCTTCGCGCTGGGCGACTACGAGTGGATCCTCGCCTTCGAGGCCGACGACCTGACCCGGATCGTCGACCTGATGCGCCACCTGCGCGGCTCGGAGACCCGCCGCCACGTGCGTGAGGAGGTCCCGTTCTACACCGGCCGGCGGGTGACCTTCGCCGAGCTGCTGGCCACGCTGCCCTGA
- a CDS encoding cysteine dioxygenase family protein, with the protein MLSLLLIRRDRSSTDHFRRNPMTQLAVLPLLEVVRSHAADPDLHHLLDHDPYERSWIRLLTTEDYELWLISWPPGAATDWHDHGPSSGAFTVLDGRLTEHTFDGGLRLVDVGPGDGKAFAAGYAHDVRNAGDRPALSLHAYSPRLHTMTRFRFHGDRLEVLGVERAGEEW; encoded by the coding sequence GTGTTGTCGCTGCTGTTGATCCGCCGCGATCGATCCAGCACCGACCACTTCCGGAGGAACCCGATGACCCAGCTCGCCGTCCTGCCCCTGCTCGAGGTCGTCCGCAGCCACGCGGCCGACCCCGACCTGCACCACCTGCTCGACCACGACCCGTACGAGCGCTCGTGGATCCGCCTGCTCACCACCGAGGACTATGAGCTCTGGCTGATCTCCTGGCCGCCCGGCGCTGCCACCGACTGGCACGACCACGGACCCTCGTCCGGCGCGTTCACCGTCCTCGACGGCCGGCTCACCGAGCACACCTTCGACGGCGGCCTGCGGCTGGTCGATGTGGGGCCGGGGGACGGCAAGGCGTTCGCCGCCGGCTACGCGCACGACGTGCGCAACGCCGGTGACCGGCCCGCGCTCTCGCTGCACGCGTACTCGCCGCGCCTGCACACGATGACCCGGTTCCGTTTCCACGGCGACCGGCTCGAGGTGCTCGGCGTCGAGCGCGCGGGGGAGGAGTGGTGA
- a CDS encoding sulfurtransferase, producing MSALASVAPVRYDGVDALLADARSRLDRISPRAAFQELVALGALLVDIRPAAQRVREGDLAGWLPALVVERNVLEWRFDPRSDARLPAASYDLRVLVLCQEGYTSSLAADALRSIGVHRATDVIGGFAAWRAAGMPVAGVAA from the coding sequence GTGAGCGCCCTCGCTTCCGTCGCGCCCGTCCGGTACGACGGCGTGGACGCCCTCCTCGCCGACGCCCGGTCCCGGCTCGACCGGATCAGCCCGCGCGCCGCCTTCCAGGAGCTGGTCGCGCTCGGCGCGCTGCTCGTCGACATCCGCCCGGCCGCGCAGCGCGTCCGGGAGGGCGACCTGGCCGGCTGGCTGCCCGCCCTCGTGGTCGAGCGCAACGTGCTCGAGTGGCGCTTCGACCCGCGCAGCGACGCACGGCTGCCCGCGGCGTCGTACGACCTGCGGGTGCTGGTGCTCTGCCAGGAGGGCTACACCTCCTCCCTCGCCGCGGACGCGCTGCGCAGTATCGGCGTGCATCGGGCGACGGACGTCATCGGCGGATTCGCCGCCTGGCGTGCCGCCGGGATGCCCGTCGCGGGCGTGGCGGCGTGA
- the msrB gene encoding peptide-methionine (R)-S-oxide reductase MsrB, producing the protein MAYEVEKTDEEWRAALTPEEYQVLRQAGTERAFTGEYTDTETTGVYRCKACQAKLFESDTKFHSGCGWPSFYQPLKSDDGADTIEYLEDDSHGMKRVEVRCANCGSHLGHVFPDGYGTPTGDRYCINSISLSLEPAERA; encoded by the coding sequence ATGGCATACGAGGTCGAGAAGACGGACGAGGAGTGGCGTGCCGCGCTCACGCCCGAGGAGTACCAGGTGCTCCGCCAGGCCGGCACCGAGCGGGCCTTCACCGGCGAGTACACCGACACCGAGACCACCGGCGTCTACCGCTGCAAGGCCTGCCAGGCCAAGCTGTTCGAGTCCGACACGAAGTTCCACTCCGGCTGCGGCTGGCCGAGCTTCTACCAGCCGCTGAAGTCCGACGATGGGGCAGACACGATCGAGTACCTCGAGGACGACTCCCACGGCATGAAGCGGGTCGAGGTGCGCTGCGCCAACTGCGGATCGCACCTCGGGCACGTCTTCCCCGACGGCTACGGCACGCCCACCGGCGACCGCTACTGCATCAACTCGATCAGCCTCAGCCTGGAGCCGGCCGAGCGGGCATAG